A stretch of Ipomoea triloba cultivar NCNSP0323 chromosome 11, ASM357664v1 DNA encodes these proteins:
- the LOC115995945 gene encoding pleiotropic drug resistance protein 1-like — translation MHMSSNENPNCRSGGPIELELKGGSTSEKGNVVRRSVSSRSLSSRVGSEMKAQGLTEDKLVLLKGINGAFRPGVLTALMGISGAGKTTLMDVLAGRKTGGYIEGSITISGYPKKQETFSRIAGYCEQTDIHSPHVTVYESLVYSAWLRLPPEIDTATQEMFIEEVMDLVELTSLREALVGLPGVNGLSIEQRKRLTIAVELVANPSIIFMDEPTSGLDARAAAIVMRTVRNTVDTGKTVVCTNHQPNIDIFDAFDDKDAVLCRG, via the exons ATGCATATGAGTTCAAATGAGAATCCTAATTGTAGAAGTGGGGGGCCTATTGAATTAGAGCTAAAAGGAGGAAGCACTTCTG AGAAGGGAAATGTTGTAAGGAGAAGTGTATCTTCCAGGTCATTGTCATCAAGAGTTGGGAGT GAAATGAAAGCTCAAGGTCTTACTGAAGATAAGCTGGTACTTCTGAAAGGGATAAATGGTGCTTTCAGACCAGGAGTTCTGACTGCTCTAATGGGCATAAGTGGGGCTGGAAAAACCACATTGATGGATGTCTTGGCCGGTAGGAAAACCGGTGGATATATAGAAGGAAGCATCACTATATCGGGATATCCAAAGAAGCAAGAAACATTTTCTCGAATAGCAGGCTATTGCGAGCAAACAGATATCCATTCACCTCATGTAACTGTATATGAATCTCTGGTGTATTCTGCCTGGCTTCGTTTACCTCCTGAAATCGACACTGCAACCCAAGAG ATGTTCATTGAAGAGGTAATGGACCTTGTGGAGCTCACCTCATTGAGAGAGGCACTAGTTGGACTGCCTGGAGTTAATGGTCTCTCGATTGAGCAGCGAAAGCGGCTCACAATTGCTGTTGAGCTTGTGGCTAACCCGTCGATAATATTTATGGACGAGCCAACCTCGGGGCTAGATGCTAGAGCTGCTGCAATAGTGATGAGAACAGTGAGGAACACAGTGGATACAGGTAAAACTGTGGTTTGCACCAACCATCAACCCAACATCGACATATTCGATGCTTTTGATGACAAGGatgcagtattgtgtaggggttga